The Microtus pennsylvanicus isolate mMicPen1 chromosome 14, mMicPen1.hap1, whole genome shotgun sequence DNA window GGATGAGCCGAGGCCAGCCCTGAGTCAGAGCAGCCTGGTGTCTAAGGCTCTCCTGTCACGTCTAAAAGCCAGCTGTCCATGCGTGTGCTGCGTCTGGAACATACTTACTCAAAGAGAGAGATGTTCCAAGTGGCTCGTCAAAGCCTTTCTGACACGGTTCCGTTCTTACAGTGAGCAGCCTTGTGCTCAGGGCTATTTCTAGGCTAGAGAGAGTCATGAGGTCATCATAtggaaatgaacatttttattttaaaaaaagaagggggtGGCTGGAAAGAGAGTTATCTAGGGAGGGCCTTCAAATGCTGGGAGACTATTTTTCCTCCTTCAGGTACTGGGGAGGCTGCTGCCTACAGCGAATCTTGGAGTTCTATGGAGTGACATTTAGGGGTTCCGATAAAGATAACTCTCACCCTGGGGTGACAAATGGCCTCAAGATCTGACTTGACAAGCAAGCAGCCCTCTTTCTCCTCACAGTTAGCTATAGAGGTGGCACCCACCCCTACATACCTTCAAGAAGTATCTGAGTTTTAGAACATGCGGGCATGTGATCAGTTATTTTGGCTACCTAATCGGCTTTGGGCCTCTGTATTTGTTGGCTAGCCTACTGCTTGACTGATATCCTTAGAACAATCTAGAAAATGTGTGGCCACCAGATAAAGAGGCAGGAAGTGCTTCACAGCTACTTGAGGAAATGGAGACACTGAGAAGCAATGGGGCCCAGCTTAAGAACACCCCAGACCTCAGCAGTCATGTGCCATAAATCCATTACTTAGAGTGGCTGGGGCCCAGAGAAGGCTACAGAAACAACTGTGACCTCCTAGGACgtggtatttcatttgtgttaGTAGCTCCAAAGTGTCGGAAAGGGGCTTGTATTTACCTTCTTAtgaaacacgcacacacacacacacacacacacacacacacacacacacacagtgtgagaAGGAGTCTAATCTGTCTTCTGGCCAGCTCCGTGTGAGCTGTCTGAGGCAGGGCATCCTGTCCCTGAAGCACATTAGCTAATAAGctgagcatggggtgggggtgggggtcaggacTTTGGGAGGCAGTGCTCCTCTGTTAGTTGAAGGAAGGCCCTGATTCTGAGCATCTTGGCTGCCCAGGCCTTGTGACACTCGGTTAAGATGGAAGACTCCCTTTTCGGGGTCCTGTGTGGATTACAGACCCATCTAGATGGGCTGGGATACCTGGAGAGGGCAATAGCCTCTGCTTTCCCtgattggttttttgttttcctgctactttGTTTGGCtggaggggctggggctggggattgTCCGTTGGAGCTCATGTctgctaggccagcactctaccGTCGCTCTGTATCCCCAGTGCTCCTGCGGCAGTTTGCAAAACTGGGGTGAGGCCTGGAGAGGTAGCTTTCTGCAAAGGCGTGCCACGCAGGTATGAGGACCGAAGTCCAATccctagatacacacacacaaagcaagggGTGGAGTCATTCACTCGtattctcagtgctggggaggtgggcagaggaggatctctggggcatgctggccagctggcctagccTAGTCTGTGAGCCCCATGTCCctgggagagaccctgtctcaaaaacgctAAGATGGTACTTGGTGAGGAACGACACCCGAAGCTGTCCTCTAGCCTTCAcaaacatgtatatgcacatgcatacttCTCTGCACACAGGAATACACATATACAGCAGAATGACGCTGGACTTCAGGATTCTTtattcccctccttctctttgcTTTACTTCCTACTACGCCAAACCCACAGATACACTATCAGGGGATTGTGGGATAATCCCTGCCTTGCAAAAGCTTGTCTGTGATTCCAGTGCTGCTTGCTCTGGGCCTGCCGATGCCACGGTCCGAGGGAATCTCAGTCCTGCCCCACGATGGCATAGTACTTTCCTGTGGGCCCTGGAGGCCTGACTTAGGCACACATTGGAAACCGAGGCTGAGACAGACTTCAGAACGTAGATACCCAGCAAGGGATACAGCCAACTAGGAGATGTAATTAGCTCATGGAAGTGGAAGTATTGTCTACCCAGGGTTATAGAAGTCCCTGGGTAGGCTGGGGTAAGCAAAGATGGGGGCTTGTCAGGTCTGTGCCCGCGGCGCTGTCTGCTGCGGGGCGTGGTAACTGTTCATGTTTGGCTTTGCTCGGGAGTTTGAAACTCTTGACTTGGTGTCTTTTTGATACAGGCAAGTTTAAACAGAGGAGAGGGGCTTTTCCAGGCTGAGGTTGCCATGCTTTGTGCCAGGTCTGGAATGAGAGGCCTATTCTTACCCGCTCTGAGCCGCTGCATCCGATGAAGGCAGACAGGCCTGTCCACGCCTGTCTTACTCATctaaagcattaggaaggttctGGCAGGCAGAATGCGGCCTCGCATCGAGGTCAACCACCGCAGACGAAAGGTCCAGCCTCCATCTTACGACTGCCCGGGGAACTGACATGTGCGTGGTATTTTGGCTCGGGGCCACTAGTGTCCACTAGCATTTGTTACTGGTGTCACCCGAGCCGGTTGTAACAAATCAACATGTGTGGCTGTCCGTCCTGACTGCTGTCACTTTTGGCCACCTCCTCTCATTCCTTTGTCTTCTGGCGGAAGACTTCAAACCACTCTTTTAGGCTAGAGCCCCATCCCCCACCTTCTGCCCTCCTTAGGGACTGTGGGGCTGATttccacactgtgtgtgtgtgtgtgtgaggccatAGGTAAGGGTGGCTTTCACAAAACAGCAAACTTCTGAACTGCGTTAGTCTTGCTTCACATATCTGGGTTTCTATTGGACAGTATTTCCTGCACAGATACTGGCCCATGACACAGAAATTTCCTGTGGCTAAAATCTCAAATGTAGGCGAGGTATCATAGCGCTATCTGGATGTCTGTCTCTAGCagcgctgggaattgaatgtaAGGCCTCATCCGTAGATTCTACCACAGAGCTAGCTTCATAGcaatttctgtttaaaaaaaaaattaagtttgcAAAGCAATGGAGTCAGCAGTCCCCAAGGGGAGGATAAGGTGGAGTTTTTATCCCacgggagacttttgatgacgtGTATACTTTCCTGTGCGCATCAGTGGAGGGTGGGGATATTGGCATTTACTCTGTGAGGCCTTCTACCTCCTTTTCCCCCAGCAATGAATTATGAAGGTGGGGTCTACATGTCAACAGTGACAGAGTCGAAAACCCTGGTCTAAATGGCGAAGGGGTGAGCTTTATTACCTTGGCTGGCTTTTACATAATGTAACCTTTGTCATTCCCTCCCCTCTGGTCCccaaaatgatgaaaatatgaaCACTTTTAAGGAGAGCAAAGCCAGGCCTATTGAATGCAAGCTACTCCCTGGTGACCTGGGGCCTGCTTATAGATCCCGTTGTCCCTTGCTGTCTGCGTAGACGCAGTGAAGCCTGTCCACTCCTAGGCTGCAAAAGTGATCCCCTGGAGTCCCGGGGCCTTCTCATAAATCCCATTGTTTCCTGCCATCTGGGTGGTCATAGTGAGGCCTGTCTACCCCTCTGCTGCACGAATGACTCCAAGGCTTCCCTGGGTCTGCCCATAGATCTTGTCTTCAGCGGTATGGGTGGACGCAGTGAGGCCTGTCCACCCTGTGGGTACCCCAGCTTCCTGGAAGCTGCTCACgctctgcttttctcctttgtgtTTCCCCAGGTAAAGATGAGCCTTCCAGCTACATTTGCACAACATGCAAGCAGCCCTTCAACAGCGCCTGGTTTCTGCTGCAGCATGCGCAGAACACGCACGGCTTCCGCATCTACCTGGAGCCCGGGCCGGCCAGCAGCTCGCTCACGCCCAGGCTCACCATCCCGCCTCCGCTCGGACCAGAGGCCGTAGCGCAGTCCCCACTCATGAATTTTCTTGGGGACAGCAACCCCTTCAACCTGCTGCGCATGACGGGCCCCATTCTGCGGGACCACCCCGGCTTCGGCGAGGGCCGCCTGCCAGGTACGCCGCCGCTCTTCAGCCCACCGCCGCGCCATCACCTGGACCCACACCGCCTCAGTGCAGAGGAGATGGGGCTCGTGGCCCAGCACCCCAGTGCCTTCGACCGAGTCATGCGCCTGAACCCCATGGCCATAGACTCTCCCGCCATGGACTTCTCGAGGCGGCTGCGAGAACTGGCTGGCAACAGCTCCACGCCGCCACCTGTGTCCCCAGGCCGTGGCAACCCTATGCACCGGCTGCTGAACCCTTTCCAGCCCAGCCCCAAGTCCCCGTTTCTCAGCACGCCACCGCTGCCACCCATGCCCGCGGGCACGCCGCCGCCACAGCCTCCCGCCAAGAGCAAGTCTTGTGAGTTCTGCGGCAAGACCTTCAAATTCCAGAGCAATCTCATCGTGCACCGGCGCAGCCACACGGGCGAGAAGCCCTACAAGTGCCAGCTGTGTGACCACGCGTGCTCGCAGGCGAGCAAGCTCAAGCGCCACATGAAGACGCACATGCACAAGGCGGGTTCGCTGGCCGGCCGCTCTGATGATGGACTGTCGGCTGCCAGCTCCCCAGAGCCAGGCACCAGCGAGCTGCCTGGCGACCTCAAAGCGGCTGATGGCGACTTCCGTCACCACGAGAGCGACCCATCACTGGGCCCCGAGCCTGAGGACGatgaggacgaggaggaggaagaagaggaactgCTGCTGGAGAATGAGAGCCGGCCTGAGTCTAGCTTCAGCATGGACTCGGAGCTGGGTCGTGGCCGTGAAAACGGGGGTGGCGTGCCCGGCGTGGCAGGTGCAGGTGCCGCAGCCGCTGCGCTGGCAGATGAGAAAGCGCTGGCACTGGGCAAGGTGATGGAGGACGCGGGACTGGGCTCTCTGCCACAGTATGGGGAGAAGCGTGGCGCCTTCCTGAAGCGTGCAGGTGATGCGGGTGATACGGGTGCTGGTGGCTGCGGGGACGCAGGTGCACCGGGTGCGGTGAACGGGCGTGGTGGGGCCTTTGCACCAGGTGCAGAGCCCTTTCCTGCTCTCTTCCCACGCAAGCCTGCACCATTGCCCAGCCCTGGGCTTGGTGGCCCTGCGCTGCACGCGGCCAAGCGCATCAAGGTGGAGAAGGACCTGGAGCTACCGCCCGCCGCGCTCATCCCATCCGAGAACGTGTACTCGCAGTGGCTCGTGGGCTACGCCGCTTCACGCCATTTCATGAAGGACCCGTTCCTGGGCTTCACGGACGCGCGCCAGTCACCTTTCGCCACGTCGTCCGAGCACTCGTCCGAGAACGGTAGCCTGCGCTTCTCCACGCCGCCGGGGGACCTGCTGGATGGTGGGCTATCGGGGCGCAGCGGCACAGCGAGCGGGGGCAGCACGCCTCACCTGGGTGGCCCGGGTCCTGGGCGGCCGAGCTCCAAGGAGGGCCGCCGCAGCGACACATGCGAGTACTGCGGCAAGGTCTTCAAGAACTGTAGCAACCTGACGGTGCACCGGAGGAGCCACACCGGAGAGCGGCCTTACAAGTGCGAGCTGTGCAACTACGCGTGTGCACAGAGCAGCAAGCTCACGCGCCACATGAAGACGCATGGGCAGATCGGCAAGGAGGTGTACCGCTGCGACATCTGCCAGATGCCCTTCAGCGTCTACAGCACCCTGGAGAAACACATGAAAAAGTGGCACGGTGAACACTTGCTGACTAATGATGTCAAAATCGAGCAGGCCGAGAGGAGCTAAGCGCGTGTGCAGGGGGGCACCGCGTGCGTCTGTACAGCGTGACCATTGCCAATCATCGCCAATGGGACCCGTGACCGGACTGGCCTCTGTGTCCCCGGGGCCCAGGGAGGCGGCAGTCCAACCTAACCTGTGTCTGCGAAGTCCTATGGAAACCTGAGGGTTGATTAAggcagtaaaaattaaaaaaaaaatttgtggaGCCTTTTAACTGTgcaatattttctgtatttattgggttttgtaattttttggcatgtatgtgcaggtacttattattattattatttctgtttaaattccTTTAAAAGATTTTGTTGGGTATCCAtcccttcatttttttaataaccCAGTAGTAGTTTGAGCAATGACTCGCAAGTGACGTAGAGGGAAGCtatcttttaaattataatttttgtgtgtgtggggggggtgctgcTTTTTTGAAATTTAAGCTAAGCATGTGTAATTTCTTGTCAAGAAGCCAACACTTAAATGACTTTTAAAGTTGTTTGCCTTTTCATCATTTACTTTTgtcctgaaattaaaaaaaaaaaagtggcatgtgggtttttttttttcggggaGGGCGTGActttcaaaaacttttttttttttgggaggtGATGTACAGCGGATTACAATCTTTAACATTGTAGCACTTTGTTTTAGCATCCGATTGGAGATTTAGCACTGATGTCCTCCTGAGTCGCAGAGATCGTCTCTGTGTGCAATTCAACTTTCATGTTAGGAAGGAAAACTTGGAGGGAGGGGCGTGTGGCAAGCGAGCTTCTCCTGCACTCAACACCCCGAGAAACTTTCCCAGGTGGCTCTAGGaacagcctcagcctcctgcaatTGTGTGTTACCAGGAGATACTGTCCTTTTCTGGGGAACTTAGTGTATCTCTGCCCTTTGCTGTAGATTTGGCTGTATAAAATGGGCTGAGGGTACCTACTGGGTAGACAGTGGTGGCCTGCGGTGGCAGGAAGCGACTTAACAATGTTCTTTTAGGCTTCTCACTCTTTCACTCCCCGGCCTACAGCTAAATCCCAGATGTCCATTGCTACAGTGGTTGGTAATTGGCCATGTCCCAAGCAGACAACTGGCCCTGATGATGACCTAGGGAGTTACCTCCAGGGTCCCTCGGCTAGTGCTGGCAGCACTGTTGGGCAGGGAAATCTTGCCTATTGGTTTCTTgctggaggagctgggaggagtacCATCCAAGGTGCCCCACGCTGCTCCcattgttggtttttgttttttccttcctccaattAGTTGGGACATCCTATACATTGGACTTGTTCGGATTTGATGTTTGAATTCTGTTGACCCGCACTTTAAAgcttttgtttgcatttaaatTAAATGGCTTCTAAACAAGAAATTGCAGCATATTCTTGTCTTTGGCCCAGAGGTGGGTTAAACTGTAAGGGACAGCTGAGATTGAGTGTCAGTATTGCTAAGCGTGGCATTCACAATACTGGCActataaagaacaaaattaaataatttattggACAGTTTCTCTACTGCCATTCAATTTGATGCGCGTGCCTTGAAAACTGATCTTCCTATTTGAGTCTCTTGAGACAAAtgcaaaactctttttttttgagatgaaaagactttaaaaagcaaacaagaaaagtaCATTCTTTAGAAACAAAGCCACATTtactttcaatttaaaaaaattcccgGTTGAAGATAGAGGATGTGAAAATGCCATAAGACCCaatcaaatgaagaaataacCCCAGCACAGCCCTGGGCATCCATTTGCCGAATTGTTTTCAGCCCCTTTTGTTTTTGGGACAACGCTGCTTAGATGTGGAGTGGAGGTGATTTACTGCTGAATTAAAACTCAAGTGACACAAGCCGATATCGttgaatgaaaaaacaaacaacaaaacaattcaGGAACAAtggctaattttttttcctaaatttaaatttagtgcactctgtcttaaaaacacgTTTACAGTATTGGATACATACAAGGGTAAAAGAaatcgtgtgtatgtgtgttggagcgatcttttttaattttattttattttcaaagtttgcTTAATAGGTTATACAGAAAAAAGCCACCATGGCTATgtgtatattgttttcttttggtgacGGGGTTTtagtatacattatatatattgaaATTTCTTGATTACTGTCAAAGTGGACCAGTATTTGTAATAATTGAGAATGCCTGGGCAttttacaaaatgagaaaaaaaaagtcctttttcttttccttgaaacCGTTGCAGTAAGTTTTAAATGGTGGGTCTATGAAATCTGTCGTCACGGTAACTGTAAAGTCGGAGTTTTAGgacatttttttctgccttgGGTGTTGAATTTTTATTTCGAAAAACAAATGTATAGAAACTTGTATTTGGGGATTAAAAGGGGATTGCTACACCGTGTAGAAAAAGTATGTAGAAAAAAAGTGCTTACTATTGTTACTGCTTTGCAGAAAACAAATCCCATTTCTGACCTGTGCTTatttttctctccccccctctggAATGGATATATCGGTCGGTTCATATGATGTAGGCGCTCGCTGTATTTTTACCGGAGCTTGTAATTTTTTAACTGTAAGCTTGTCCTTTTAAAGGGATTTAATGTACCTTTTTGTTAGTgaatttggaaataaaaagaaaaaaaaccaaaaacaaacaggctgccataatatatttttttaatttggcaggATAAAatattgcaaaacaaaacaaacaaacaaaaaacctcaccCACATTTGTCTTGTTAAGTCCTCTtgtacaagagaaaaaaaaagggttgtttgacagcctccaagaaaaaaaaagacacaaaagggAAGAGTCAAATCTTTGGTTCACAAGTCATTTTAGTTGTATATATTTTGTCCGAATTGGCTTCGGGATCTGAATGCTCGAACTTTGCTTCAGGCCTCTTTGCTGCGGCCACAAGCAGATGGAAGGGTGGCAGGGGTAGGGGTGAGAGAGCCAGGTCACCTCCCTACGCTTCTGTGGCTCCTGTGGCTGCCCCCTCTGCCCCCTGACCACcctcaagagcagagagagaatccACAGCTGCCTTTGCCCTTGAGCAGACCTGGATGAAGCAAAGCTTCTGGAAGGAGCAGCTGGGCTCAGGGGAGCCTCTGCCACTGAGACTGGTGCAGGAGGGACTGAGGAGGGCCTCAAACACAGGTCCTTCTGTTCCACGGAAAGTGTCCGCTCGCTCGCTTTCCTTCTCGGCTTTGCTGCTTTCCTCTGCAATTCCATCGGTTTCAGAATGGTGAGGGCCTGGGATGAAGGAATTCTGTGCCTTTTCATCATTCTCCCCTTCTGTGCTccctctccaccctcctccaGTCTCCGCCAACCCTCTAGTCTGTTCATTTCATCCTtaattttcctctccctctttgtcccctccccaccaaTCTCCTCCTTTTTCTAAAGCCAAGTAGCAGTTGTTTATTGGATGAGGGAATAATACACTTCTCAAAAATATCTGTATCaggaagccatttttttttttaatttcaggaaaCGTAAGAAACCATCATTTCAGGTTATGAAAGCATGGCCGTGCATCTTTCCAGGCAGGTCCCTCGAATGCAAAGTCTGTCTCACTGTTTCCCATTTGACTTGCCTTTGCGAAGCTCAAGGATGGGGTCCTGAGTGGGATGCCACGCCTAGGTCTCAGTGTCCTTATGCTTGCCCCAAGGTCCAGTCCTCCCGCCTCCCTGCCCCTGCGCTGCCCTGTTAGCTGCCTGGAAGCCTCTGTGTGGTTCTCCTGTGCTCATAAAAGCTAGCCAGCGCTTACCAGCTCACCAGAATGCCAGGACTAAGCCATCCTAAAGCACAAGGATTGTCTGTCTCTGCCCagtgcagagagaagagaatttTGCTTCTCTTATCAAAGAGAAAAACCAACCCACCCACCTCCCCGGAGCAGGTGACCCAGTCAAAGGGCTGTAGCATGGGTGAGCCAACCGACCTCAGGTCGGGTTCCACACTGCCAAGACTTTACCCAAAGTTGCCCCCAATTCGAACCTGCCACTTGCCATTGGAGGGTCatcctgggagggggaggggagaggacactGGTTTACTTTAAGCTAAATGTGAACCCCGAGGTGAACAGCCTTCCACCTGACCCTTCTGTCCGAGGTTTTGTTGAACGCAGGTGAATCAGTGATTTTGGTGCTCTCTGTATCAGCCCTGCATAGCAAAGGCACATTGATTTCAGCTGTTTGCTTTTGTACTGGCGAGGcgaaatatttttattaccttttCTATTACTTATCGTATGAGCTTTTGTTGTTTGCCTAGAGGGTTTGTCTCTTACAACAAGTTTGGAGCTATTTATTATTGCTTGGTATTTGTGCTCTGTTTTAAAAACAggcacttgttttttttaattatggatAAAACGTTGAGATGACAGGAGGTCATTTCAATACAGCTTAGGAAAATATTGattgttccttttcttctctgtacaAGATTTtggacctctttttttttcccttaatgtcACAATGTTGAGTTCAGCATGTGTCTGCCATTTCATTTGTACGCTTGTTCAAAACCAAGTTTGTTCTGGTTTCAAGTTATGAAAATAAATTGGGACATTTAACTTGATCTCCAAACTTgtccttttctgtgtcttttaaagTTGGGTAATGGTCAGCTGATTTCTAAGAGGGGGGTGTTGAAGGTCTTTCTCCGTTTCCCTCCTGACCCACACCTTAAGCCCGTGGCCAGGAGGAGTTTGCGAAGCGGTGAGGTTTGGAAACCAGGTTCTAAGTAAGCCCTGGCTATACACAATGTGtgcacatagtgagaccttatctaaaacaaacaaggaacaaacca harbors:
- the Bcl11b gene encoding B-cell lymphoma/leukemia 11B isoform X1 → MSRRKQGNPQHLSQRELITPEADHVEAAILEEDEGLEIEEPSSLGLMVGGPDPDLLTCGQCQMNFPLGDILVFIEHKKKQCGGLGACYDKGLDKGSPPPSSRSELRRVSEPVEIGIQVTPDEDDHLLSPTKGICPKQENIAGPCRPAQLPPMAPIAASSSHPPTSVITSPLRALGALPPCFPLPCCGARPVSGDGTQGEGQMEAPFGCQCQLSGKDEPSSYICTTCKQPFNSAWFLLQHAQNTHGFRIYLEPGPASSSLTPRLTIPPPLGPEAVAQSPLMNFLGDSNPFNLLRMTGPILRDHPGFGEGRLPGTPPLFSPPPRHHLDPHRLSAEEMGLVAQHPSAFDRVMRLNPMAIDSPAMDFSRRLRELAGNSSTPPPVSPGRGNPMHRLLNPFQPSPKSPFLSTPPLPPMPAGTPPPQPPAKSKSCEFCGKTFKFQSNLIVHRRSHTGEKPYKCQLCDHACSQASKLKRHMKTHMHKAGSLAGRSDDGLSAASSPEPGTSELPGDLKAADGDFRHHESDPSLGPEPEDDEDEEEEEEELLLENESRPESSFSMDSELGRGRENGGGVPGVAGAGAAAAALADEKALALGKVMEDAGLGSLPQYGEKRGAFLKRAGDAGDTGAGGCGDAGAPGAVNGRGGAFAPGAEPFPALFPRKPAPLPSPGLGGPALHAAKRIKVEKDLELPPAALIPSENVYSQWLVGYAASRHFMKDPFLGFTDARQSPFATSSEHSSENGSLRFSTPPGDLLDGGLSGRSGTASGGSTPHLGGPGPGRPSSKEGRRSDTCEYCGKVFKNCSNLTVHRRSHTGERPYKCELCNYACAQSSKLTRHMKTHGQIGKEVYRCDICQMPFSVYSTLEKHMKKWHGEHLLTNDVKIEQAERS